A DNA window from Rhinolophus sinicus isolate RSC01 linkage group LG10, ASM3656204v1, whole genome shotgun sequence contains the following coding sequences:
- the MST1R gene encoding macrophage-stimulating protein receptor isoform X3, with translation MELLLPPSQPSLLLLLLLLLLRPAVPAAGGSWQCPRTPYAASRDFDVEYVVPSFSVGGPVQALATYEDRVDGSAVFVATRNRLHVLGPGLKPVESLATGPAGDPGCQTCAACGPDPHGPPGDTDAKVLVLEPAWPALISCGSSLHGRCFLHELEPDETTLRLAPPVCLFSAHHNRPEHCPDCVASPLGTLVSVVEQGHASYFYVASSLDAEVAASFSPRSVSIRRLKADTSGFAPDFAALSVLPAHLASYRIEYVYSFHAGAFVYFLTVQPASVTAPPGALHTRLARLSAVDTDLGHYRELVLDCRFAPKRRRRGASEGGQPYPVLQAAHTAPVGSRLAAELSIAEGQEVLFGVFTASRDSSPGVGPNSVVCAFPIDLLDTLIEQGVERCCEPPIHHGLRRGLDFFQSPSLCPNLPGLVTPNPNTSCRHFPLLVSSSLSRVDLFNGLLGPVQVTALYVTRLDNITVAHMGMMDGRILQVELARSLNYLLYVSNFSLGSNGQPVRRDVSRLGDHLLFASGDQVFKVPIRGPGCRHFLTCGRCLRAQRFMGCGWCGGMCGRQKECPGSWQQDHCPPEITEFYPHSGPLRGSTRLTLCGSNFYLYPTGLVPEKTHQVTVGQSPCRLLPKDSSNFSPVFQKDFVEEFECELEPLGTQASGPANISLTVTNMPPGKHFRVYGTSTRQGFSFMEPVLKDIQPLFGPRAGGTRLTLKGQGLSVGTSRAVLVNGTECLLERVSEGQLLCTTPPSAATASVPIRLQVGGAQVPGSWTFDYREDPIVLGISPNCGYTGSHVTIHGQHLTSVWHLELSFHDGRRLAANRCEGKLPEKRWCRLPEYVVRGPQGWETGNLSARGDGAAGFTLPSFRFLPPPRPPSTDLAPLKPEEHVIKFEYIGLGAVADCVDVNVTVGNKSCDHELRGDVVICPLPPSLQLGKNGAPLQVCVDGDCHILGRVVRSGSEGVSQRTLLGVLLALLLLVTILTTALVFSYWRRRQLVLSPRLDDPASLDQTTGAMTLPMFRSGSDYRNGLAAPAIDGLISTTRVHKASCSDSGNESCVPLLQTESIQLGVLDSTLLAEVKDVLIPHERVVTHSDRVIGKGHFGVVYHGEYTDEAQNQIHCAIKSLNRITEMQEVEAFLREGLIMRGLHHPNVLALIGIVLPPEGLPRVLLPYMRHGDLLQFIRSPQRNPTVKDLISFGLQVARGMEYLAEQKFVHRDLAARNCMLDESFTVKVADFGMARGILDKEYYSVQQQRHARLPVKWMALESLQTYKFTTKSDVWSYGVLLWELLTRGAPPYPHIDPFDLTNFLAQGRRLPQPEYCPNSLYAVMQHCWMADPAARPTFGALVGEVEQVAVTLRGDHYVNLGLGILEEADVPPEQLLSTPMHRSTGRPRPVSEPPMPT, from the exons ATGGAGCTACTCCTGCCGCCCTCGCAGCCGTCcctgttgttgctgctgttgctgttgctgctgcgCCCGGCCGTTCCTGCTGCGGGAGGATCCTGGCAGTGCCCGCGCACGCCCTACGCTGCCTCCCGCGACTTTGACGTGGAGTACGTGGTGCCGAGCTTCTCGGTCGGCGGGCCTGTACAGGCCCTGGCAACCTACGAGGACCGTGTGGACGGAAGTGCGGTGTTTGTGGCCACACGCAATCGCCTGCATGTGCTTGGGCCTGGCCTGAAGCCTGTTGAGAGCCTGGCCACGGGCCCTGCTGGGGACCCTGGCTGCCAGACGTGTGCAGCCTGTGGCCCGGACCCCCACGGCCCACCGGGGGACACAGATGCAAAGGTGCTGGTGTTGGAGCCGGCATGGCCTGCATTGATCAGCTGCGGCTCGAGCCTGCATGGCCGCTGCTTCCTGCATGAGCTAGAGCCGGACGAGACCACTCTGCGCCTGGCGCCACCAGTCTGCCTCTTCTCGGCCCACCACAACCGGCCTGAGCACTGTCCGGACTGTGTGGCCAGCCCTCTGGGCACCCTCGTGAGCGTGGTTGAGCAGGGCCATGCCTCCTACTTCTACGTGGCATCCTCACTGGATGCGGAGGTGGCAGCGAGCTTCAGCCCACGCTCAGTGTCCATCCGGCGCCTCAAGGCGGATACTTCAGGATTCGCACCAGACTTTGCAGCGCTGTCAGTGCTGCCTGCGCACCTCGCTTCCTACCGCATTGAATACGTGTACAGCTTCCACGCAGGAGCCTTCGTCTATTTCTTGACAGTGCAGCCAGCCAGTGTGACAGCCCCTCCAGGCGCCTTACACACGCGCCTGGCCCGGCTCAGCGCCGTTGACACCGACCTGGGCCACTACCGCGAGCTGGTCCTCGACTGCCGTTTTGCACCCAAACGCCGGCGACGCGGTGCCTCTGAGGGCGGGCAACCCTACCCGGTTCTGCAGGCAGCCCACACTGCTCCGGTGGGTAGCCGACTGGCCGCTGAGCTGAGCATCGCGGAGGGCCAGGAAGTACTATTTGGGGTCTTCACGGCTAGCAGAGACAGCAGCCCCGGTGTGGGTCCCAACTCTGTTGTCTGTGCCTTCCCCATCGACCTGCTGGACACTCTCATCGAGCAGGGTGTGGAGCGCTGTTGTGAGCCTCCGATCCACCATGGCCTTCGGCGAGGCCTCGACTTCTTCCAGTCGCCCAGTTTGTGCCCCAACCTG CCTGGGCTGGTGACCCCCAACCCCAACACCAGCTGCCGTCACTTCCCTCTGCTGGTCAGCAGCAGCCTGTCACGTGTGGACCTATTCAACGGGCTGTTAGGACCAGTGCAGGTCACTGCGCTGTACGTGACACGCCTCGACAATATCACAGTGGCCCACATGGGCATGATGGATGGGCGCATCCTACAG GTGGAGCTGGCCAGGTCTCTCAACTACTTGCTGTATGTGTCCAACTTCTCACTGGGCAGTAATGGGCAGCCCGTCAGACGGGATGTCAGCCGCCTTGGGGACCACCTGCTCTTTGCCTCTGGAGACCAG GTCTTCAAGGTACCTATCCGGGGCCCTGGTTGCCGCCACTTCCTCACCTGTGGGCGTTGTCTGCGAGCACAGCGTTTCATGGGTTGTGGCTGGTGTGGGGGCATGTGTGGCCGGCAGAAGGAGTGTCCTGGTTCCTGGCAACAGGACCATTGCCCACCCGAGATTACTGAG TTCTATCCCCACAGTGGACCCCTAAGAGGCAGCACGAGGCTGACCCTGTGTGGCTCCAACTTCTACCTGTACCCTACCGGTCTGGTGCCTGAAAAAACCCATCAGGTCACCGTGGGCCAAAGTCCCTGCCGACTGCTGCCCAAGGACAGCTCAAACTTCAG CCCAGTGTTCCAGAAGGACTTTGTAGAGGAGTTTGAGTGTGAGCTGGAACCCTTGGGCACACAGGCATCCGGGCCTGCTAACATCAGCCTCACTGTGACCAACATGCCACCAGGCAAGCACTTCAGGGTATATGGCACCTCCACGCGACAAGGCTTCTCTTTCATG GAACCAGTGCTAAAGGACATACAACCCCTCTTTGGCCCACGGGCAGGGGGCACCCGCCTCACTCTTAAAGGCCAAGGCCTGTCTGTAGGCACCAGCCGGGCTGTGCTGGTCAATGGGACTGAGTGCCTACTGGAACG CGTCAGTGAGGGGCAGCTTTTATGTACCACACCTCCCAGTGCTGCTACGGCCAGCGTTCCCATTCGCCTGCAGGTAGGGGGTGCCCAGGTGCCTGGCTCCTGGACCTTTGACTACCGGGAAGACCCCATTGTGCTGGGCATCAGCCCCAACTGTGGCTACAC TGGCTCCCACGTCACCATCCATGGCCAGCATCTCACTTCAGTGTGGCACCTCGAGCTGTCATTCCATGACGGGCGTAGGCTGGCAGCAAACAGG TGTGAGGGGAAGCTCCCGGAGAAGCGTTGGTGCCGCCTGCCTGAGTACGTGGTCCGAGGCCCCCAGGGGTGGGAGACAGGGAACCTGAGTGCCCGGGGGGATGGGGCTGCTGGCTTCACACTGCCCAGCTTTcgcttcctgcccccaccccgtcCACCCAGCACCGACCTGGCCCCACTGAAGCCTGAGGAGCATGTCATTAAGTTTGAG TATATCGGGCTAGGAGCTGTGGCTGACTGTGTGGACGTGAACGTGACCGTGGGTAATAAGAGCTGTGACCACGAGCTTCGGGGTGATGTGGTcatctgccccctgcccccctccctgcAACTGGGCAAGAATGGTGCCCCACTGCAG GTCTGCGTGGATGGCGACTGTCACATCCTGGGCAGAGTGGTGCGTTCAGGCTCAGAGGGGGTCTCACAAAGGACACTCTTGGGTGTCTTGCTGGCCCTGCTCCTGCTTGTGACTATATTGACCACTGCACTGGTCTTCAGCTACTGGCGGAGGAGACAGCTAG TCCTTTCTCCAAGACTGGATGACCCAGCATCCTTGGACCAAACCACTGGAGCCATGACTCTTCCTATGTTCCGCTCAGGCTCAGACTACAGAAATGGCCTTG CAGCCCCTGCCATAGATGGTCTGATTTCCACCACTCGCGTCCACAAAGCCTCCTGTTCGGACAGCGGGAATGAGTCCTGTGTCCCACTGCTACAGACAGAGTCCATCCAGCTGGGGGTCCTGGACTCTACGCTCCTGGCCGAGGTCAAGGATGTACTGATTCCCCATGAGCGAGTGGTCACCCACAGTGACCGAGTCATTGGCAAAG GCCACTTTGGAGTTGTCTACCATGGAGAATACACAGACGAAGCCCAGAATCAAATCCACTGTGCCATTAAGTCGCTGAATC GCATCACGGAGATGCAGGAGGTGGAGGCCTTCCTGCGCGAGGGGCTGATCATGCGTGGTCTGCATCACCCAAACGTGCTGGCTCTCATCGGTATCGTGCTGCCACCTGAAGGGCTGCCCCGCGTGCTGCTGCCCTATATGCGCCACGGAGACCTGCTCCAGTTCATCCGCTCACCCCAGCGG AACCCCACGGTGAAGGACCTCATCAGCTTCGGCCTGCAGGTAGCCCGCGGCATGGAGTACCTGGCAGAGCAGAAGTTTGTGCACAGGGACCTGGCTGCTCGGAACTGCAT GCTAGATGAGTCATTCACAGTCAAGGTGGCTGACTTTGGCATGGCCCGTGGCATCTTGGACAAGGAATACTACAGTGTTCAACAGCAGCGCCACGCTCGCCTACCTGTCAAATGGATGGCGCTGGAGAGCCTGCAGACCTACAAATTCACCACCAAGTCTGATGTG TGGTCGTACGGCGTGCTGCTATGGGAACTGCTGACGCGGGGCGCCCCACCGTATCCCCACATCGACCCTTTTGACCTCACTAACTTCCTGGCCCAGGGTCGTCGCCTTCCCCAGCCCGAGTATTGCCCCAATTCTCT GTATGCAGTGATGCAGCACTGCTGGATGGCAGACCCTGCAGCACGACCCACCTTTGGAGCGCTAGTGGGAGAGGTGGAGCAGGTGGCAGTCACTCTGCGTGGGGACCACTACGTGAACCTGGGCCTCGGCATCTTGGAAGAGGCGGACGTGCCCCCAGAACAGTTGCTGTCCACACCTATGCACAGGAGCACCGGGAGGCCCCGGCCCGTCTCAGAGCCACCAATGCCCACGTGA
- the MST1R gene encoding macrophage-stimulating protein receptor isoform X4, giving the protein MELLLPPSQPSLLLLLLLLLLRPAVPAAGGSWQCPRTPYAASRDFDVEYVVPSFSVGGPVQALATYEDRVDGSAVFVATRNRLHVLGPGLKPVESLATGPAGDPGCQTCAACGPDPHGPPGDTDAKVLVLEPAWPALISCGSSLHGRCFLHELEPDETTLRLAPPVCLFSAHHNRPEHCPDCVASPLGTLVSVVEQGHASYFYVASSLDAEVAASFSPRSVSIRRLKADTSGFAPDFAALSVLPAHLASYRIEYVYSFHAGAFVYFLTVQPASVTAPPGALHTRLARLSAVDTDLGHYRELVLDCRFAPKRRRRGASEGGQPYPVLQAAHTAPVGSRLAAELSIAEGQEVLFGVFTASRDSSPGVGPNSVVCAFPIDLLDTLIEQGVERCCEPPIHHGLRRGLDFFQSPSLCPNLPGLVTPNPNTSCRHFPLLVSSSLSRVDLFNGLLGPVQVTALYVTRLDNITVAHMGMMDGRILQVELARSLNYLLYVSNFSLGSNGQPVRRDVSRLGDHLLFASGDQVFKVPIRGPGCRHFLTCGRCLRAQRFMGCGWCGGMCGRQKECPGSWQQDHCPPEITEFYPHSGPLRGSTRLTLCGSNFYLYPTGLVPEKTHQVTVGQSPCRLLPKDSSNFSPVFQKDFVEEFECELEPLGTQASGPANISLTVTNMPPGKHFRVYGTSTRQGFSFMEPVLKDIQPLFGPRAGGTRLTLKGQGLSVGTSRAVLVNGTECLLERVSEGQLLCTTPPSAATASVPIRLQVGGAQVPGSWTFDYREDPIVLGISPNCGYTGSHVTIHGQHLTSVWHLELSFHDGRRLAANRQCEGKLPEKRWCRLPEYVVRGPQGWETGNLSARGDGAAGFTLPSFRFLPPPRPPSTDLAPLKPEEHVIKFEYIGLGAVADCVDVNVTVGNKSCDHELRGDVVICPLPPSLQLGKNGAPLQVCVDGDCHILGRVVRSGSEGVSQRTLLGVLLALLLLVTILTTALVFSYWRRRQLAAPAIDGLISTTRVHKASCSDSGNESCVPLLQTESIQLGVLDSTLLAEVKDVLIPHERVVTHSDRVIGKGHFGVVYHGEYTDEAQNQIHCAIKSLNRITEMQEVEAFLREGLIMRGLHHPNVLALIGIVLPPEGLPRVLLPYMRHGDLLQFIRSPQRNPTVKDLISFGLQVARGMEYLAEQKFVHRDLAARNCMLDESFTVKVADFGMARGILDKEYYSVQQQRHARLPVKWMALESLQTYKFTTKSDVWSYGVLLWELLTRGAPPYPHIDPFDLTNFLAQGRRLPQPEYCPNSLYAVMQHCWMADPAARPTFGALVGEVEQVAVTLRGDHYVNLGLGILEEADVPPEQLLSTPMHRSTGRPRPVSEPPMPT; this is encoded by the exons ATGGAGCTACTCCTGCCGCCCTCGCAGCCGTCcctgttgttgctgctgttgctgttgctgctgcgCCCGGCCGTTCCTGCTGCGGGAGGATCCTGGCAGTGCCCGCGCACGCCCTACGCTGCCTCCCGCGACTTTGACGTGGAGTACGTGGTGCCGAGCTTCTCGGTCGGCGGGCCTGTACAGGCCCTGGCAACCTACGAGGACCGTGTGGACGGAAGTGCGGTGTTTGTGGCCACACGCAATCGCCTGCATGTGCTTGGGCCTGGCCTGAAGCCTGTTGAGAGCCTGGCCACGGGCCCTGCTGGGGACCCTGGCTGCCAGACGTGTGCAGCCTGTGGCCCGGACCCCCACGGCCCACCGGGGGACACAGATGCAAAGGTGCTGGTGTTGGAGCCGGCATGGCCTGCATTGATCAGCTGCGGCTCGAGCCTGCATGGCCGCTGCTTCCTGCATGAGCTAGAGCCGGACGAGACCACTCTGCGCCTGGCGCCACCAGTCTGCCTCTTCTCGGCCCACCACAACCGGCCTGAGCACTGTCCGGACTGTGTGGCCAGCCCTCTGGGCACCCTCGTGAGCGTGGTTGAGCAGGGCCATGCCTCCTACTTCTACGTGGCATCCTCACTGGATGCGGAGGTGGCAGCGAGCTTCAGCCCACGCTCAGTGTCCATCCGGCGCCTCAAGGCGGATACTTCAGGATTCGCACCAGACTTTGCAGCGCTGTCAGTGCTGCCTGCGCACCTCGCTTCCTACCGCATTGAATACGTGTACAGCTTCCACGCAGGAGCCTTCGTCTATTTCTTGACAGTGCAGCCAGCCAGTGTGACAGCCCCTCCAGGCGCCTTACACACGCGCCTGGCCCGGCTCAGCGCCGTTGACACCGACCTGGGCCACTACCGCGAGCTGGTCCTCGACTGCCGTTTTGCACCCAAACGCCGGCGACGCGGTGCCTCTGAGGGCGGGCAACCCTACCCGGTTCTGCAGGCAGCCCACACTGCTCCGGTGGGTAGCCGACTGGCCGCTGAGCTGAGCATCGCGGAGGGCCAGGAAGTACTATTTGGGGTCTTCACGGCTAGCAGAGACAGCAGCCCCGGTGTGGGTCCCAACTCTGTTGTCTGTGCCTTCCCCATCGACCTGCTGGACACTCTCATCGAGCAGGGTGTGGAGCGCTGTTGTGAGCCTCCGATCCACCATGGCCTTCGGCGAGGCCTCGACTTCTTCCAGTCGCCCAGTTTGTGCCCCAACCTG CCTGGGCTGGTGACCCCCAACCCCAACACCAGCTGCCGTCACTTCCCTCTGCTGGTCAGCAGCAGCCTGTCACGTGTGGACCTATTCAACGGGCTGTTAGGACCAGTGCAGGTCACTGCGCTGTACGTGACACGCCTCGACAATATCACAGTGGCCCACATGGGCATGATGGATGGGCGCATCCTACAG GTGGAGCTGGCCAGGTCTCTCAACTACTTGCTGTATGTGTCCAACTTCTCACTGGGCAGTAATGGGCAGCCCGTCAGACGGGATGTCAGCCGCCTTGGGGACCACCTGCTCTTTGCCTCTGGAGACCAG GTCTTCAAGGTACCTATCCGGGGCCCTGGTTGCCGCCACTTCCTCACCTGTGGGCGTTGTCTGCGAGCACAGCGTTTCATGGGTTGTGGCTGGTGTGGGGGCATGTGTGGCCGGCAGAAGGAGTGTCCTGGTTCCTGGCAACAGGACCATTGCCCACCCGAGATTACTGAG TTCTATCCCCACAGTGGACCCCTAAGAGGCAGCACGAGGCTGACCCTGTGTGGCTCCAACTTCTACCTGTACCCTACCGGTCTGGTGCCTGAAAAAACCCATCAGGTCACCGTGGGCCAAAGTCCCTGCCGACTGCTGCCCAAGGACAGCTCAAACTTCAG CCCAGTGTTCCAGAAGGACTTTGTAGAGGAGTTTGAGTGTGAGCTGGAACCCTTGGGCACACAGGCATCCGGGCCTGCTAACATCAGCCTCACTGTGACCAACATGCCACCAGGCAAGCACTTCAGGGTATATGGCACCTCCACGCGACAAGGCTTCTCTTTCATG GAACCAGTGCTAAAGGACATACAACCCCTCTTTGGCCCACGGGCAGGGGGCACCCGCCTCACTCTTAAAGGCCAAGGCCTGTCTGTAGGCACCAGCCGGGCTGTGCTGGTCAATGGGACTGAGTGCCTACTGGAACG CGTCAGTGAGGGGCAGCTTTTATGTACCACACCTCCCAGTGCTGCTACGGCCAGCGTTCCCATTCGCCTGCAGGTAGGGGGTGCCCAGGTGCCTGGCTCCTGGACCTTTGACTACCGGGAAGACCCCATTGTGCTGGGCATCAGCCCCAACTGTGGCTACAC TGGCTCCCACGTCACCATCCATGGCCAGCATCTCACTTCAGTGTGGCACCTCGAGCTGTCATTCCATGACGGGCGTAGGCTGGCAGCAAACAGG CAGTGTGAGGGGAAGCTCCCGGAGAAGCGTTGGTGCCGCCTGCCTGAGTACGTGGTCCGAGGCCCCCAGGGGTGGGAGACAGGGAACCTGAGTGCCCGGGGGGATGGGGCTGCTGGCTTCACACTGCCCAGCTTTcgcttcctgcccccaccccgtcCACCCAGCACCGACCTGGCCCCACTGAAGCCTGAGGAGCATGTCATTAAGTTTGAG TATATCGGGCTAGGAGCTGTGGCTGACTGTGTGGACGTGAACGTGACCGTGGGTAATAAGAGCTGTGACCACGAGCTTCGGGGTGATGTGGTcatctgccccctgcccccctccctgcAACTGGGCAAGAATGGTGCCCCACTGCAG GTCTGCGTGGATGGCGACTGTCACATCCTGGGCAGAGTGGTGCGTTCAGGCTCAGAGGGGGTCTCACAAAGGACACTCTTGGGTGTCTTGCTGGCCCTGCTCCTGCTTGTGACTATATTGACCACTGCACTGGTCTTCAGCTACTGGCGGAGGAGACAGCTAG CAGCCCCTGCCATAGATGGTCTGATTTCCACCACTCGCGTCCACAAAGCCTCCTGTTCGGACAGCGGGAATGAGTCCTGTGTCCCACTGCTACAGACAGAGTCCATCCAGCTGGGGGTCCTGGACTCTACGCTCCTGGCCGAGGTCAAGGATGTACTGATTCCCCATGAGCGAGTGGTCACCCACAGTGACCGAGTCATTGGCAAAG GCCACTTTGGAGTTGTCTACCATGGAGAATACACAGACGAAGCCCAGAATCAAATCCACTGTGCCATTAAGTCGCTGAATC GCATCACGGAGATGCAGGAGGTGGAGGCCTTCCTGCGCGAGGGGCTGATCATGCGTGGTCTGCATCACCCAAACGTGCTGGCTCTCATCGGTATCGTGCTGCCACCTGAAGGGCTGCCCCGCGTGCTGCTGCCCTATATGCGCCACGGAGACCTGCTCCAGTTCATCCGCTCACCCCAGCGG AACCCCACGGTGAAGGACCTCATCAGCTTCGGCCTGCAGGTAGCCCGCGGCATGGAGTACCTGGCAGAGCAGAAGTTTGTGCACAGGGACCTGGCTGCTCGGAACTGCAT GCTAGATGAGTCATTCACAGTCAAGGTGGCTGACTTTGGCATGGCCCGTGGCATCTTGGACAAGGAATACTACAGTGTTCAACAGCAGCGCCACGCTCGCCTACCTGTCAAATGGATGGCGCTGGAGAGCCTGCAGACCTACAAATTCACCACCAAGTCTGATGTG TGGTCGTACGGCGTGCTGCTATGGGAACTGCTGACGCGGGGCGCCCCACCGTATCCCCACATCGACCCTTTTGACCTCACTAACTTCCTGGCCCAGGGTCGTCGCCTTCCCCAGCCCGAGTATTGCCCCAATTCTCT GTATGCAGTGATGCAGCACTGCTGGATGGCAGACCCTGCAGCACGACCCACCTTTGGAGCGCTAGTGGGAGAGGTGGAGCAGGTGGCAGTCACTCTGCGTGGGGACCACTACGTGAACCTGGGCCTCGGCATCTTGGAAGAGGCGGACGTGCCCCCAGAACAGTTGCTGTCCACACCTATGCACAGGAGCACCGGGAGGCCCCGGCCCGTCTCAGAGCCACCAATGCCCACGTGA